A genomic segment from Agrobacterium vitis encodes:
- a CDS encoding ABC transporter ATP-binding protein, which yields MASIVSIKSLTKTYSTGFSALKDVSLEIEEGEILALLGPNGAGKTTLISIICGIVNPTSGTVVVDGYDVVQDFRQTRAVIGLVPQELTTDQFETVWNTVAFSRGLHGRKADPAYLEGILKSLSLWEKRDAVLRELSGGMKRRVLIAKALSHEPRVLFLDEPTAGVDVALRRDMWNLVRDLRSRGVTIILTTHYIEEAEEIADRIGIINQGEVLLVEDKVALMRKLGRKQMILDLAEPLKSLPGRLDEWRLSLAGEGRQIVYDYEPQATPGALMALLTALETSSIAVVDISTRQTSLEDIFVSLTGGKS from the coding sequence ATGGCGTCTATCGTATCGATCAAGTCCCTCACCAAGACCTATTCCACCGGTTTTTCGGCACTGAAGGATGTTTCGCTGGAGATCGAGGAGGGCGAGATCCTCGCTCTGCTCGGCCCCAATGGCGCGGGCAAGACCACGCTGATTTCCATCATCTGCGGTATCGTCAACCCCACATCCGGAACGGTTGTCGTCGATGGTTACGATGTCGTTCAGGATTTTCGCCAGACCCGGGCGGTGATTGGCCTCGTGCCGCAGGAACTGACCACGGATCAGTTCGAGACCGTGTGGAATACCGTGGCCTTTTCGCGCGGTCTGCATGGGCGCAAGGCCGATCCAGCCTATCTTGAGGGAATATTGAAATCCCTGTCGCTCTGGGAAAAGCGCGATGCGGTGCTGCGGGAGCTGTCTGGCGGCATGAAGCGCCGGGTGCTGATTGCCAAGGCGCTGTCCCATGAACCGCGCGTGCTGTTTCTGGATGAACCGACGGCGGGGGTCGATGTCGCGCTCCGCCGCGATATGTGGAACCTGGTACGCGATCTGCGCAGCCGGGGCGTTACGATCATTCTCACCACCCATTATATCGAGGAGGCCGAGGAGATCGCTGACCGGATCGGCATCATCAACCAGGGTGAGGTGCTGCTGGTGGAGGACAAGGTGGCGCTGATGCGCAAGCTTGGCCGCAAGCAGATGATCCTGGATCTGGCCGAGCCGCTGAAAAGCCTGCCGGGACGGCTGGACGAATGGCGCCTCAGCCTTGCTGGCGAGGGTCGCCAGATCGTCTACGACTATGAGCCGCAGGCAACGCCCGGCGCCTTGATGGCGCTTTTGACGGCTTTGGAAACCTCCAGCATCGCTGTGGTTGACATCTCCACCAGGCAAACCTCGCTCGAGGATATTTTCGTTTCGCTGACCGGGGGGAAATCATGA
- a CDS encoding ABC transporter permease → MNYTAVWAIYRAEMQRMRRTLMQSLISPVVSTALYFIVFGAAIGTKMQTGTEVGYGGFITPGLIMLTLISQCISNGANGIYFPKFTGTIYEILSAPIALGEVLLGYVGAATTKGMIVGLIILATSTLFVDIRVDHPVLMLLFMALTAMSFSMAGFIIGIWAKNFEQLSMVPMLVIPPLTFLGGTFYSINALPPVWQMISHLNPVFYLVSGFRWSFFGEADINPLISLAMIGLFLTLCLAVLTWMFRTGYKLKA, encoded by the coding sequence ATGAATTATACCGCAGTCTGGGCCATCTACCGGGCCGAAATGCAGCGTATGCGTCGCACTCTGATGCAGAGCCTGATTTCTCCTGTCGTATCGACCGCGCTTTATTTCATCGTGTTCGGTGCGGCGATCGGCACGAAAATGCAGACCGGGACTGAGGTGGGCTATGGCGGGTTCATTACGCCGGGACTGATCATGCTGACACTGATTTCGCAATGCATCTCCAATGGCGCCAATGGCATCTATTTTCCCAAATTCACGGGCACCATCTATGAAATCCTCTCGGCGCCGATTGCGCTGGGCGAGGTTCTGCTGGGCTATGTCGGGGCGGCGACGACCAAGGGGATGATCGTCGGCCTGATCATTCTGGCCACATCGACGCTTTTCGTCGATATCCGGGTGGATCATCCGGTACTGATGCTGCTGTTCATGGCCTTGACGGCGATGTCCTTCAGCATGGCGGGTTTCATCATCGGCATATGGGCAAAGAATTTCGAACAATTGAGCATGGTGCCAATGCTGGTCATCCCGCCGCTGACCTTTCTGGGTGGGACATTCTACTCGATCAACGCTCTGCCGCCCGTCTGGCAGATGATCAGCCACTTAAACCCGGTCTTCTACCTGGTGAGCGGCTTCCGCTGGAGCTTCTTCGGGGAGGCGGATATCAATCCACTGATCAGTCTGGCCATGATCGGCCTATTTCTGACCCTCTGCCTTGCTGTGCTGACCTGGATGTTCCGCACTGGCTACAAGCTGAAGGCCTAG
- a CDS encoding GcvT family protein, whose translation MKSHARAVVIGGGVVGVSTLYHLARKGWSDSVLIERKELTSGSTWHAAGLLPLFNMSYSVGQIHKYSVKFYQELQEETGMNVGFSKVSNIRLARSKDRWDEFMYYAGIAETIGVKVNILTPEQVKEIWPLCETEGLLGAIQHPDDGYIQPADLTQALAKGARDRGATIYRNTTVTAIEQQADGLWKITTDKGEITAEHVISCTGNFARKTGEMVGINIPVIPVEHQYIVTEPHPAIVERKAKGLPEMGVLREADSAWYMREENGGLLLGPYEVGAPVCYVDGPSDESEYELFQEELDRLMPHIETAMVRVPAFGEVGIKKVYNGAIAYTPDGNPIVGPAPGLKNFWLNEGHSFGITAAGGAGWQLAEWIVDGESTLDMMGADPRRFGPYATEGYLIAKNEEAYANVFTMHYPDEERAAARPLKTTPVYDRLKKMGAVFGSVYGWERANWFAPEGYEVPKNELGVGVDVITNHNYAPPTEDGRVVEKWSFRRSNYFEHVGNEVKHVNEHVGVLDMSAFAKMEVSGPGARAWLDSLFANAIPKKRGRIALCHMLTQHGGVRAEFTVYEWAPNRFYLVSAGAYEAHDHDYLRKLAPTDGSVKLQQITQKLGVLVLAGPKSRQVLQKLTRTSLENKDFPWLTGKEISVGVASAHALRVNFVGELGWELHHPIEMQAYIFDKLMEAGAEFDIKPFGIRAMLSMSVEKSYRLIPREMSIEYNAYESALDRFIKLDKDFIGKEALVAYKEKGLKWNFATLVVEGVADVDARGSEAIYNEAGDLVGRATNGTYGWRIGKSIALAMLQPGYATEGTKLKIKILGDLFDAVVVGESPFDPDNAALRA comes from the coding sequence ATCAAATCTCATGCACGGGCCGTGGTGATCGGTGGCGGCGTCGTCGGCGTTTCCACGCTCTATCACTTGGCCAGGAAGGGCTGGAGCGATAGCGTGCTGATCGAGCGCAAGGAACTGACATCCGGCTCGACATGGCATGCCGCCGGTCTGCTGCCGCTGTTCAACATGAGCTATTCGGTTGGCCAGATCCACAAATATTCGGTGAAGTTCTATCAGGAACTTCAGGAAGAAACTGGCATGAATGTCGGTTTCAGCAAGGTCTCCAATATCCGTCTCGCCCGCAGCAAGGACCGCTGGGACGAGTTCATGTATTATGCCGGGATTGCCGAAACCATTGGCGTCAAGGTCAACATCCTGACACCTGAACAGGTCAAGGAAATCTGGCCGCTCTGTGAGACCGAAGGCCTGCTCGGCGCCATCCAGCACCCTGATGACGGTTACATCCAGCCCGCCGACCTGACCCAGGCGCTGGCCAAGGGAGCCCGCGACCGTGGCGCTACCATCTATCGCAACACCACGGTAACCGCGATCGAGCAGCAGGCGGATGGCTTGTGGAAGATCACCACCGACAAGGGGGAGATCACCGCCGAACACGTGATTTCCTGTACCGGCAATTTTGCCCGCAAGACCGGCGAAATGGTCGGCATCAACATTCCGGTCATTCCGGTCGAGCACCAGTATATCGTCACCGAGCCGCATCCGGCCATTGTTGAACGCAAGGCCAAGGGTCTGCCGGAAATGGGCGTGCTGCGCGAGGCCGATAGCGCCTGGTACATGCGCGAGGAAAATGGTGGTCTGCTGCTCGGACCTTACGAAGTTGGCGCGCCGGTCTGTTATGTCGATGGTCCGTCCGACGAAAGTGAATACGAACTGTTCCAGGAAGAGCTCGACCGGCTGATGCCGCATATCGAGACGGCCATGGTGCGGGTGCCAGCCTTTGGCGAAGTCGGCATCAAGAAAGTCTATAACGGTGCCATCGCCTATACGCCGGACGGTAATCCGATTGTTGGCCCGGCACCGGGATTGAAGAATTTCTGGCTGAACGAAGGCCATTCCTTTGGCATCACCGCGGCTGGCGGGGCAGGTTGGCAATTGGCGGAATGGATCGTCGATGGCGAATCCACCCTCGACATGATGGGCGCCGATCCGCGCCGCTTCGGTCCTTATGCGACGGAAGGCTATCTAATCGCTAAGAACGAAGAAGCCTATGCAAATGTCTTCACCATGCATTACCCGGATGAGGAACGCGCTGCCGCCCGTCCGCTGAAAACCACACCGGTCTATGACCGGTTGAAGAAGATGGGCGCCGTTTTCGGCTCCGTCTATGGCTGGGAGCGCGCTAACTGGTTTGCGCCTGAAGGCTATGAAGTGCCCAAGAACGAGCTTGGCGTTGGCGTCGATGTCATCACCAACCACAATTATGCCCCCCCGACCGAGGATGGCCGCGTGGTGGAGAAATGGTCGTTCCGCCGCTCGAACTATTTCGAGCATGTCGGCAATGAGGTGAAGCATGTCAATGAGCATGTCGGCGTGCTCGACATGTCGGCTTTCGCCAAGATGGAAGTCTCCGGTCCCGGCGCTCGGGCCTGGCTGGACAGTCTTTTTGCCAATGCGATCCCGAAGAAGCGCGGCCGTATCGCGCTTTGCCACATGCTGACCCAGCACGGTGGGGTCCGTGCCGAATTCACAGTCTATGAATGGGCTCCGAACCGTTTCTATCTTGTGTCGGCTGGCGCTTATGAGGCCCATGACCATGATTATCTGCGCAAGCTGGCGCCCACCGACGGGTCGGTCAAGCTTCAGCAGATCACCCAGAAGCTCGGCGTGTTGGTTCTGGCCGGGCCAAAGTCGCGGCAGGTCTTGCAGAAACTGACCCGTACCAGCCTTGAAAACAAGGATTTCCCCTGGCTGACCGGCAAGGAGATTTCGGTTGGCGTGGCGAGTGCCCATGCATTGCGCGTCAATTTTGTCGGGGAACTCGGTTGGGAATTGCATCACCCCATCGAGATGCAGGCCTATATTTTCGACAAGCTGATGGAAGCCGGTGCCGAATTCGACATCAAGCCTTTCGGCATCCGCGCCATGCTGTCGATGTCGGTCGAGAAATCCTACCGCCTGATCCCGCGCGAAATGTCGATCGAATACAATGCCTACGAATCGGCACTGGACCGTTTCATTAAGCTCGACAAGGACTTTATCGGCAAGGAGGCTCTGGTTGCCTATAAGGAGAAGGGCCTGAAATGGAATTTCGCCACGCTGGTTGTCGAAGGGGTCGCGGATGTCGATGCTCGCGGCTCGGAAGCGATCTATAATGAAGCGGGCGATCTGGTCGGGCGTGCAACCAATGGCACCTATGGCTGGCGCATCGGCAAGTCTATCGCGCTCGCCATGCTGCAACCCGGTTATGCAACTGAAGGCACCAAGCTGAAGATCAAGATCCTCGGCGATCTCTTTGACGCGGTGGTTGTGGGCGAAAGCCCGTTCGATCCTGATAATGCCGCTCTCAGGGCTTGA
- a CDS encoding helix-turn-helix transcriptional regulator has protein sequence MLDVEQRRLLGEFVRTHREKLVPDRIGRRRTPGLRREELAERAGISATWCAWIEQGRQVQASPQALARLARALELTRAERAYLFELAARRDPDEEDGDAIDDVPASLVTAVSMVQHPAYALDRNWNACCFNSAAASLFPDWLGEHSKDRNLLRYVFLNPGAREIIVDWEIRALRLLAEFRADYSHALRDATVRALIEQLQRDSPLFAQGWSEQTVLDREGGERELVSPDRGRLRFRQFNYRPCDRPDCKLVFLIPQ, from the coding sequence ATGCTGGATGTTGAACAGAGACGTTTGCTGGGTGAGTTCGTGCGCACCCACCGCGAAAAACTGGTGCCGGACCGGATCGGACGGCGCCGCACGCCGGGCCTGAGGCGTGAGGAACTGGCTGAACGAGCGGGCATCAGCGCCACATGGTGTGCCTGGATAGAGCAGGGGCGTCAGGTGCAGGCTTCGCCGCAGGCTTTGGCGAGACTGGCGCGTGCCCTGGAATTGACCCGGGCCGAACGCGCCTATCTGTTTGAACTGGCAGCCCGGCGCGACCCTGATGAGGAAGACGGAGACGCCATCGATGATGTGCCAGCGTCCCTGGTGACGGCTGTCAGCATGGTGCAGCATCCTGCCTATGCGCTTGATCGCAACTGGAATGCCTGCTGTTTCAATTCAGCGGCCGCATCCCTGTTTCCTGATTGGCTTGGGGAGCACAGCAAGGATAGAAACCTGCTGCGTTACGTATTCCTCAATCCCGGCGCCCGGGAGATCATTGTCGATTGGGAAATACGCGCGCTGCGGCTGCTGGCCGAATTTCGCGCCGATTACAGTCATGCATTGCGCGATGCGACGGTCCGTGCGCTGATCGAACAGTTGCAGCGTGACAGTCCGCTCTTTGCTCAAGGGTGGAGCGAGCAGACGGTGCTGGATCGCGAAGGCGGAGAGCGTGAACTGGTTTCTCCGGATCGCGGCAGGCTGCGATTTCGCCAGTTCAATTACCGCCCATGTGATCGCCCGGATTGCAAACTGGTCTTCCTGATACCGCAATAA
- a CDS encoding class I SAM-dependent methyltransferase → MPTATSKKNTLNENHDHHVQQNFGPRASAYVESAVHASGADLVRLGDIARTANASHGVDLGCGGGHVAYAIAPYMATVTAVDLSADMLAAVSQTAPERGLTNIATIRASAEQLPCENGQFDFLACRFSAHHWHDVHAGLRQARRVLKPGAPAIFIDVVSPQSPLLNTHLQAVELLRDTSHVRNYTLGEWTQMLGQAGFAIKTCQTSRLRMDFKVWTDRMKTPDALRTAIRLLQQDAAAETKAHFEIETDGSFMLDVALFETHRI, encoded by the coding sequence ATGCCAACAGCAACCAGCAAGAAAAATACACTGAACGAAAATCACGACCACCACGTGCAGCAGAATTTCGGCCCAAGGGCGAGCGCCTATGTGGAAAGCGCCGTCCACGCTTCCGGCGCCGATCTGGTTCGCCTGGGCGACATCGCCCGCACTGCCAATGCCAGCCATGGCGTCGATCTGGGATGTGGCGGCGGCCATGTCGCCTATGCAATCGCACCGTATATGGCAACCGTGACCGCCGTCGATCTTTCCGCCGATATGCTGGCCGCAGTCTCGCAAACCGCACCGGAGCGCGGTTTGACGAATATTGCGACAATCAGGGCCTCAGCCGAACAATTACCCTGTGAAAATGGCCAGTTCGACTTTCTCGCCTGCCGCTTTTCAGCTCATCACTGGCATGACGTCCATGCCGGCTTGCGGCAGGCCCGGCGCGTGCTGAAACCGGGCGCCCCAGCAATCTTCATCGATGTGGTCTCGCCGCAATCGCCATTGCTGAACACGCATCTGCAAGCAGTCGAGCTGCTGCGCGACACCTCGCATGTCAGAAACTATACGCTGGGCGAATGGACGCAGATGCTGGGACAGGCTGGCTTTGCGATAAAAACCTGTCAGACCAGCCGGTTGCGGATGGATTTCAAGGTGTGGACGGACCGCATGAAGACGCCCGATGCCCTGCGCACCGCCATCCGCCTGTTGCAGCAGGATGCAGCAGCCGAGACCAAAGCGCATTTCGAAATTGAAACCGATGGCTCTTTCATGCTCGACGTGGCGCTGTTTGAAACCCACCGGATATGA
- a CDS encoding GGDEF domain-containing response regulator: MSEAFEKNAKPRVLLIEDSRSISRLLQHRMTTSLSVDVICCLTAAECSAVLSQNECHFDVAIVDLNLPGAMDGELLDRVVALGIPAVVFTATFSLDLRDKIVGRGVADYIVKENEHALDIVLETVERLLNNRNLKILVVDDVASARQSLVDILLIQGFQVFQARTGRQALDLLAAEKDISLVLTDYHMPDMDGYKLTRSIRQIYSSDDLRVIGISSSADRLLSASFLKAGACDFVYRPYVTEELQCRINLHVRALLQIRQLRTAAFKDYLTGLFNRRYFFHEGPALVEQCLLNARPCSVAILDVDHFKKLNDTYGHEAGDRVLKQIADRMTVYAHGSPVLLGRLGGEEFGILLPGFNSQQAAAFCDGLRVDLSHGQVMLNTGNVTVTVSIGVAEVGGREVFDNYLHAADQYLYLAKQCGRNRVYCDHSVASSKAVPLPSEV, translated from the coding sequence ATGAGCGAAGCCTTTGAGAAAAACGCAAAGCCTCGCGTGCTGCTGATCGAGGATTCCAGGTCTATATCCCGGCTTTTGCAGCATCGAATGACGACTTCGCTCAGTGTTGATGTCATCTGTTGCCTTACTGCCGCCGAATGCAGCGCCGTGCTGTCGCAGAACGAGTGCCATTTTGATGTTGCGATTGTTGATCTCAATCTGCCAGGAGCAATGGACGGTGAATTGTTGGACCGGGTCGTGGCCCTCGGCATTCCCGCGGTGGTATTTACCGCCACCTTCAGCCTCGATTTACGTGACAAGATCGTTGGGCGTGGCGTTGCCGATTACATTGTCAAGGAAAACGAACATGCCCTTGATATCGTGCTTGAAACAGTTGAACGCCTGCTCAATAATCGGAACCTAAAGATTCTTGTTGTCGATGACGTTGCCTCCGCCAGACAAAGTCTGGTCGATATCCTGTTGATTCAGGGGTTCCAGGTGTTCCAAGCCAGAACCGGCAGGCAGGCCCTCGATCTTTTGGCTGCTGAGAAAGACATTTCGCTTGTTCTGACCGATTACCATATGCCGGATATGGATGGCTACAAACTGACCCGATCGATTCGGCAAATCTATTCCAGTGACGATCTGCGGGTTATCGGTATTTCGTCCTCTGCCGATCGGCTGCTCTCGGCCAGCTTCCTGAAGGCTGGGGCATGCGATTTCGTCTACCGGCCCTATGTCACCGAGGAATTGCAGTGCCGGATCAACTTGCATGTGCGGGCGCTGCTACAGATCCGTCAATTGCGCACGGCCGCCTTCAAGGACTACCTGACCGGCCTGTTCAATAGGCGTTATTTTTTCCATGAGGGGCCGGCTCTGGTTGAGCAATGCCTGCTGAATGCGCGTCCTTGTAGCGTGGCGATCCTCGATGTCGATCATTTCAAGAAACTGAACGATACCTATGGTCATGAAGCGGGAGACCGGGTGCTGAAGCAGATCGCGGATCGCATGACGGTCTATGCCCATGGATCGCCGGTGCTGCTGGGGCGGCTCGGCGGCGAGGAATTCGGGATTCTCTTGCCGGGATTTAACAGCCAGCAGGCTGCGGCCTTTTGCGATGGATTGCGTGTCGATCTTTCACACGGACAGGTGATGCTGAACACTGGTAACGTGACGGTCACGGTTTCCATCGGTGTGGCGGAAGTAGGTGGGCGCGAAGTTTTCGACAACTATCTGCATGCGGCCGATCAATATCTCTATCTGGCCAAGCAATGCGGCCGAAACCGTGTCTATTGCGACCATTCCGTTGCCTCTTCCAAGGCCGTACCGCTCCCCTCTGAAGTGTGA
- a CDS encoding response regulator, whose protein sequence is MTYLGVSGMQYSGEKFPDARIIVAEDSNVFTSMITQRLKEIFNIDAEICRTYEDLMAANELSDEPVTLAISNINLPGAENGEALEYLTDLNIPTVVFTSTFHEKTREKLLAKDIVDYILKDNIFAVEMLIESVCRFLTNHNHHVLIVDDSPTARALLSSRLKRYNFRVSTADNGATALQLLKSNADIGLVVTDYNMPDIDGFELTRRIRAVRGSHELRIIGVSSSSDRLLSARFLKVGGNDFMLRPFIDEEFYCRVNQNLDTLVQIRAGRKRNQAAA, encoded by the coding sequence ATGACCTATCTTGGCGTTTCAGGAATGCAATATTCGGGCGAAAAATTTCCGGACGCACGTATTATCGTCGCAGAAGACTCCAATGTCTTTACGTCCATGATCACGCAGCGTTTGAAAGAGATTTTCAATATTGATGCGGAAATCTGCCGCACATACGAAGATCTGATGGCCGCAAACGAACTTTCCGACGAGCCTGTTACACTGGCAATCTCCAATATCAACCTGCCGGGCGCCGAAAATGGCGAGGCTTTGGAATATCTGACCGATCTGAACATTCCAACAGTCGTCTTTACCAGCACATTTCACGAGAAAACCCGTGAAAAGCTTTTGGCCAAGGACATTGTCGACTATATCCTCAAGGACAATATCTTCGCGGTTGAAATGCTGATCGAGTCCGTCTGCCGCTTTCTCACCAATCACAATCACCACGTGCTGATCGTTGATGATAGCCCGACCGCGCGCGCTTTGCTGTCGAGCCGCTTGAAGCGTTACAATTTCCGGGTGAGCACGGCGGATAATGGTGCCACGGCCCTGCAACTCCTGAAGAGCAATGCCGATATCGGTCTGGTCGTGACCGACTATAACATGCCTGACATCGATGGATTTGAACTGACACGGCGCATTCGCGCTGTGCGCGGTTCGCATGAGCTGCGGATCATCGGCGTTTCGTCCTCGTCGGACCGTTTGCTGTCAGCGCGTTTCCTCAAGGTCGGTGGCAATGATTTCATGCTGCGTCCGTTCATCGACGAAGAGTTCTACTGCCGCGTCAATCAGAACCTCGATACGCTGGTGCAAATCCGTGCCGGGCGCAAGAGAAACCAGGCGGCGGCTTAA
- a CDS encoding tyrosine-type recombinase/integrase: MTNIELPYIERNKTRHGSMRYYLRIAGKRICRLPDDIESEAFAMAYWKARNAVRPPEEDTGPKPISRLVKTGTFRWLCMEYMRSHEFTTLDNTTQTRRRHIIEAMWHEPLKAGDERTFADMPLQHMDVTNLEVLRDRKKETPFAADERLKVLRQVFDTTQNGKPITANIARMVKPFRAQTDGHQTATPGDLERFIAHHGTGSKATLYLAIQMYTGLRVSDLAALGPKHRHKDAFRFRLFKNRNRTPVDINITIHPILEAVLATHKTTGPTYLVTEFGKPFSVKGLGNRISDWWTQAGMPHLTSHSVRKGLATDVAHNEATDSMLEAMFGWRDSKTSKIYTRDAERSRLARQTVERINWDGIGPQLLALKEAENS; encoded by the coding sequence ATGACCAATATCGAATTGCCCTACATCGAGAGAAACAAGACCCGTCACGGCTCCATGCGCTATTACCTGCGCATCGCTGGCAAGCGCATCTGCCGCCTGCCCGATGACATCGAGTCAGAAGCCTTCGCAATGGCCTACTGGAAGGCAAGGAACGCCGTTCGCCCTCCAGAGGAGGACACAGGGCCAAAACCGATTTCTCGTCTTGTGAAGACCGGTACGTTCCGATGGCTCTGCATGGAATACATGCGCAGTCATGAATTCACGACCTTGGACAACACCACGCAGACGCGCCGCCGGCACATCATCGAAGCCATGTGGCACGAACCCTTGAAAGCAGGCGACGAACGCACTTTTGCAGACATGCCCCTCCAGCACATGGACGTCACAAATCTGGAGGTTCTGCGAGACCGTAAGAAGGAAACGCCGTTTGCGGCAGATGAGAGGCTGAAAGTGCTTCGGCAGGTGTTTGACACCACCCAGAACGGAAAACCGATCACGGCCAATATCGCGCGTATGGTGAAGCCGTTTCGCGCTCAGACCGATGGCCACCAAACGGCAACACCCGGCGACCTGGAGCGCTTCATCGCACACCATGGCACCGGGTCAAAGGCGACACTCTATCTAGCCATCCAAATGTATACGGGCTTACGCGTCTCCGATCTCGCCGCCCTTGGGCCGAAACATCGTCATAAAGACGCCTTCCGGTTTCGCCTGTTCAAAAACCGCAACAGGACGCCTGTAGATATCAACATCACCATTCATCCGATCCTCGAAGCCGTCCTAGCAACACACAAGACCACAGGCCCCACCTATCTGGTGACGGAATTCGGAAAGCCGTTTAGCGTAAAGGGTCTGGGAAACAGGATCTCAGATTGGTGGACGCAGGCGGGCATGCCGCACTTGACCTCCCATTCTGTTCGCAAAGGCCTGGCGACAGACGTTGCACACAACGAAGCGACCGACAGCATGTTAGAAGCAATGTTCGGCTGGCGCGACAGCAAGACATCAAAAATCTATACCCGCGACGCGGAGCGCTCTCGACTTGCTCGCCAGACCGTGGAGCGGATCAACTGGGATGGAATTGGGCCGCAATTATTGGCGCTTAAAGAAGCCGAAAACAGCTAA
- a CDS encoding XRE family transcriptional regulator, with product MVLYQKTEHFCHMDKQYPNRLNALREERGMTIEQVAEATGLSTSYVSRLENGDRNLSVKNLNLFAHALSVEPQEILIKNTEPKANVVAVMGRIGAGAEILPDEEQVPPEGLHEVETPFPLPDDALAFEVNGDSMWPRYDDGDIIICWSQSLVPEDVLGWEAAVRTRDGRRYLKRVHKGADAGTYDLESHNAPTIRGVELVWVASIQSVIRSGQWKRAAPSERHRRIRKMTST from the coding sequence ATGGTGCTATATCAGAAAACTGAGCATTTTTGCCATATGGACAAACAATACCCCAACAGACTAAATGCGCTCCGCGAAGAACGCGGGATGACAATAGAGCAAGTTGCCGAGGCAACCGGCTTATCGACCTCCTATGTATCGAGGCTTGAAAACGGAGACCGCAATCTTTCCGTTAAAAATCTCAACCTGTTTGCACATGCGCTAAGTGTAGAACCGCAGGAAATTTTAATTAAAAATACCGAACCGAAAGCGAATGTTGTAGCCGTGATGGGACGTATCGGAGCCGGAGCCGAAATCCTACCGGACGAGGAACAAGTACCTCCAGAAGGTCTGCACGAAGTCGAGACACCCTTTCCTCTTCCTGATGATGCCTTGGCATTCGAGGTCAACGGCGATTCGATGTGGCCTAGATATGATGATGGCGATATTATAATTTGTTGGTCTCAAAGCCTTGTCCCCGAGGACGTGCTTGGATGGGAGGCCGCAGTTAGAACGCGGGACGGCCGGCGCTATCTCAAACGTGTTCACAAGGGAGCAGATGCTGGGACTTACGATCTAGAAAGCCACAACGCACCAACAATTAGAGGTGTTGAATTGGTGTGGGTCGCATCCATACAGTCCGTCATTAGGAGCGGTCAGTGGAAGAGGGCCGCTCCATCTGAGCGCCACAGACGTATACGCAAGATGACTTCAACATGA